Within Phycisphaeraceae bacterium, the genomic segment GCATGCGCCGCTCGGGGGAACCGGCGTGCGCCTCGAGCGTGTCTGCGTGTGGGAGACCGAGAAGACCTGGTGCGCGTATCCACAGTGAGCCGGTCCCGCGCCGGGCCGAGCGTCAGCCGCCCTTGGGGTCATCGACGACTTCGACGACTTCCTCCCCGCGCTCGTCATAGCGGTAGAGCTTGCCGGGGAGTTCCTCGCGGCACTTCTTGTGATGTCCGTCGCAGAAGGGAAGGTTGTGAGAGAGGCCGCACCCGCAGACGAAGATGGGCTTCGTCTGGGGTTCGATCTTGATTGGACCATTGCCGGTCACTCGGACGATACGTGCCATGAGCAGCTTACCTCGGGGTCAGGAAGGGCTGGAAACACACGCGGTCAGGCGAGATCCTCTTCGCCGAGCAGGCTGTAGCGCTTGCGCAGCAGAATCTGTCCAGCCAGAGTGTGATCATCGACGGAGAGGGCCACGGTCGGGCACCCTTCTCGCTGGAGCATGACGGGATAGGCGAACCGGATATTGAGTTCGGCGCCGAGCAGATGCATGCAGAGGTTCTTCAGCGTCTGTGACTCGTGCAGCTCCACCACCAGCAGGTCGCTCTCCGAGAAGGTGTAGCCCGCCTGCCTGAGCAGTGAACGGGCAAGGTCGGCGTTCGAAAAGATGACCCGCACGACGGCGTAGTCACTCGCGTCGATCACTGAGAACCCGGCGAGATGAAGCTGCTCCTTCTCTTCGAAGAGTCGAAGCAATTCATTCAGCTTGCCGACCTTGTTGTCAAGGAAGACGCTGAACTGTCGGACGGACGGCGGTGCGTAGCCCTGTTCAGTCTCGGGGGGAAGAAAGGAGCTCATACGGAGGTTGCCGAGTGTAGCGGCGCAAAGTCGACGGTTGAGCCTGCCGGCAGCAGACCGGCGGCGGTTGCTTCCTCGATCAACCGGGCGACCGCGCTTCGCCCTCGCTCTCCCATGTTGAGGGTCCAGCGGTTGACATAGAGGTCAACGAAGCGACCCGCGGTCGCCGCATCAAGGCCGCGGGCGAAGGCGAGGGAGCGGCCCACGCCCTCGTCGCGATGCTCCATCGCGTAGCGCACCGATCGGTGCAGGAGATCGACCACCTTCGCAAGCGATCCCGGGCCGAGCCGATCATCGAGATCACGACGCACGGCGTTCACACCGAGCGGCAGCGGCAGGCCGCTTCGCGCCATCCACCAGCGCCCAAGGTCCTCCACCAGGTGAAGCCCCCGGTCGGCATAGGTGAGCTGACTCTCGTGAATCACGACCCCCGCGTCGAACTCGCCGGACGCAACTCGTCCTTCGATCTCCTGGAAGTCCACTTCGACGGGCTCGTACGAATCGCGCCCGATGAGCAGCGCCAGCGTGAGCGCCGCGGTCGTTCGCGCGCCTGGCGTGGCGATCCTCGGCCGTGACGACTTCAGAGCGTCGAGCGTGATCGGCGATCTCGCCACGAGTTTCGGGCCGTAACCCTCCCCGACCGATGCGCCGCAGGCGGTCACGAGGTAGCGCTCGCGGACCAGGGGCACATTCGCGCAGCTCATCGCGGTGACATCAAGAAGCTGGGAGGAGTCACCCGCAGCGCGACGGTTGAGCGTCTCGATGTCGGCGATCACCGGTTCGAAGACCATGCCCGGCTCGATGACGAGGCCCTCAAAGATGGGCCACCACATGAAGGCATCATCAGGATCGGGACTGTGGGCGAGCGTGAGCTTCTGAATGACCATGAGGGTTGCAGTTCTGTCGAAAGACTACGCGCGGACCTTGGGGGACGATACCTTGCGAGCCATGCGACGGCTTCTGGTGCTGATCGTGCTCGTCGTCTGGGTCGTGCACCCATCACCGACGGCATCAGCGGACCCGCCCAGCGCGGCGGAGATCCTTGCTGGCGCTTTCGTCCGCTCGTCACCCGCGGATGAGTCAAGAACGCTCGCCGACGCCCCCGAGGCCTCCGACCCCGGCGCCCATGCCGCGCTGCATGCCCTCTTCGAGGCGCATCACCGGTGGGTGAATCAAGAGTTCCCCGAGAGTGCCTTGCGCCGAGGCGAGGAGACCGATCCGACCCGGCTCACCGATCCGTCGCCTGTCGCCGTGGCGAAGCGAGCCGAGGCGCAAAGGGAGTTTCTCGTCAAGCTTCAAGCCGTCGACTGGAACCTGCTCAACCGCAGCGATCGCGAGCATGCGGCACTCTTCGAACAGAACCTGCTCCAGGGCATCGACTCCTTCGAGCGGGGCGAGTGGCTCTTCGCCGTCGGGCCAATTCACGGTCCCCAGCAGCGCATTCCACAACTGCATGAGCGCATCCCGCTTCGACGCGTGGAGGACTTCCGCAACTATCTGAAGCGTCTCGACCGGATCCCGGCGGCCATTGACGGAGAGATCGAAGTGCTGCGCGAAGGGATTCGGCGCGGCATGGTGCCGCCCGAGGTCACCGTCGAGATGGTGCCGTCGCAACTCGACGCCGTCATTCGAGGCCAGTTGCGAATGCTCCTTGAGCCACTGGTGCGGCTCGGTTCCATGACGACACCCGAGGAGACCGGGGCGCTCAGGCGCGAGGGTGAACGATCGGTGGCAGCGGCGGTCGATGCGCTGCAGCGCTACCGGAACTTTCTCGTTGGCGACTACCTGCCCGCGTGTCGCGAGACGATCGCGGCGATCGAACTCCCCGATGGCGAGGCCTACTACGCCTCGCGTCTTCAGTTTCACACGACGACCAACCTCGATGCGAGCGCGATCCATCGCCTCGGATTGCTGGAGGTCACGCGCCTCCGCGCGGAGATGGTCGAGGTCATCCAGTCCACCGACTGGGCGGAATCCCCGGCGGGAACGCTCGCCGCCTCAACGGGCGATGACGCCCTCCTCAGCGCCTTCATCGCCTACCTGCGGAGCGATCCGCGTTTCTACTTCCAGACCCCGGAGGAGCTCATCGACGGCTATCGAGCCATCTGCAAGCGCGTCGACGGCCTCCTCCCCGGCCTCTTCCGCGTGCTGCCACGCCTGCCCTACGGCGTGCGCGAGATCCCGCGGTTCATGGCGCCGTCGCAGACGACCGCCTACTACCAGCCCGGCTCTCTCGAGGGAGGGGTCGCCGGGTTCTTCTATGCGAACACGCACGCGCTCGATCAGCGGCCGATCTACGAGATGATCCCGCTCGCGCTGCACGAGGCTGTCCCGGGCCATCATCTTCAGATCGCCCTCGCGCAGGAGCTTCCCGAACAACCCTTCTTCCGGCGCGAGTCCTTCGTGACCGCGTTCATCGAAGGATGGGCGCTCTACGCCGAGCGCCTCGGCATCGAGATGGGTCTCTACGAGAATCCCTACGACGACTTCGGTCGGTTGCTCTATGAGATGTGGCGAGCGTGCCGACTCGTCGTCGACACCGGCATGCACGCCAAGGCGTGGTCGCGCGACGATGCGATCGCCTTCATGCTGCGGAACACCGCGCTCAGCCGGCTCAACATCGAGCGCGAGGTTGATCGCTACATCGCGTGGCCGGGGCAGGCGTGCGCGTACAAGATCGGCGAACTCATCATCCGGCAGCTTCGCGACGAGGCGGAGCTTCGACTCGGGTCCGACTTCGATCTCCGCGCCTTTCACGAGGTGCTGCTGGGAGCCGGGTCGATTCCACTGGATCTGCTCCAGCTCCGGGTGCGCGCCTGGATCGACGATGTCGCGGCGACCTCTGCAGGCCGCGCCGCTGTCTCACCCTGATGTCGGCGCACCGTGCTCCCGCTCTGCTCCGCGCATCGAGCAATCGCTCCAGGTCTTGCGGACAGCTCACCATGTGCCCGGGCGCAGGAACGGATTTGAACGGCGCTCCGCTCCGATGGTCGTCGTCGGGCCATGACCGGGGAAGACGCGAACCTCGTCAGGCAGGCCCATGAGCACCGTGGTGAGCGAATGCCACATCGCGCCGGGGTCGGAGGTCGGAAAGTCCGTTCGGCCGATCGAGCCCGCAAAGAGCGTGTCTCCGACGATCGCCTGGCCGCTCGCGGCGTGAAACAGCGTGACGCCTCCGGGCGAGTGGCCCGGTGTGTGCATGACGCGCCATCGGGTGCCGGCGAGTTCGAGGGTGTCGCCATCGTTGATCGCGCCGGTTGGCGGCGACATTGAGATCGGTGCAGCAATGAACGCCGAGAGGTTCAGTTGCGGATCTTCGAAGGCCGCCGCCTCGAGGGGATGGGCGAGCCTGGGCACATCCGCACCGAGACGCCGAATGCCCTCATCCACCCCGGCGATGTGATCGGCATGGGCGTGCGTGAAGAGCATGGCTCGGATCTTGAGGCCTTCCCGTGCAACGGTGTCGAGGAGCACTCCCGGGCGCTGCCCGAGGTCGACGATCCACGCATCGCGGCGCTCTTCCGGGCGCTCCGCGTCGGGCACCGTCACGATGAAGCAGTTGGTCTCGTAGTCGCCGAGCGGAAAGGAGCGGATCAGCGGAGTCGCTTCCGTTCCGACGCGGCTGGCAGAGTCGGGGCGTGACACCCGCGCAGCGTATACTCCGGCCCTCATGGCATGGATGCTCACGGTCGCCGCACCACTTCGGAGCATCCTCCGCGCCAGCATCATGGCGCTCCTTCCGTCGCTGGCGGCATGTGAAGGCGCCGGGAGCGATCTCCGCGACTTCGGCGCGACCTTCTCCCCGCCGTCGCCGCAGGAAGCGGCGCTCTGGGCGACAAACCCCGCGGATGCGGAATCTCAGCGACGCGGCACGGTGCTTCTCTCAAGCGCCCCATGGGGCGGCTCGCCGGTGTATGTCAAGCTCTATCGACTGTATGTCGAGGAGAACACCGATCCGCTCGTCCGTGCAGCCGCAGTCCTCGCGCTCGGGCGTCATGGCGAGGCGAGCGATGCCCCGCTCATCGCCCGGCAACTCACCCATCCTAAGCCGCAGGTCAGGCTCGCGGCTGCGCTGGCGCTCCAGCGCCTGCACGATCCGGCGGTGGCCGACACGATGTGGCGTCGACTCATCGACGACAGTGAGAGTGCCGAAGTCCGCGTGGAGCTCGCCATCGGTCTCGCGCAATACCCCACCGACGCCGTCTTCCAGGCGCTCTGCTCAGCGCTTGATCATCGTGAGCTCTCGGTGAACCTCGCGGCGAGCGACTCCCTTCGCCTGTTGACCAATCACGACTTTGGCATCGACCGCAAGCTCTGGCTCGCGTGGGCCCGCTCGGAGCAGAACATCTTCGACGAGCGTCTCGTCTACCTCTACCCCACCTATCAGCGCTCCTTCGACTTCTGGGATGTCATCGTCTTCTGGCAGCCCATCACCTGGGAACAGCCCGGGCTTCCCGCAGGCATGGCCGACCCGGGTCTTCGGCCGACCTCGCCGAATGAGTTTGAAGACATCGGCGACGGTCCCCTGTGAGCGCCGAGGACAACGCCCCTTCCTCATCCGCCGCCGAGGCTCCGAGTGATGGCCGCATCCGGAGCGGAAGACTCGCGGGGAAGACCCTCTCGCAGGCGATCTGGATTCTCGCCTTCCCGGTCCTGCTCCAGCAGCTCCTCTCGGCGATGCTGGGCTTTCTTGACAAGTTGATCGCGGGCAATCTCCCCTCATCGATCGTGGTGCCGGCGCTCGACGGACTCGGCATCGGTACCTATGTCGGCTGGCTGATCGGCGTCGCGCTCACCTCGCTCGGCATCGGGGGGCAGGCGATCATCGCGCGCGCGGTCGGTGGCGGCCGAACCGGGGAAGGCGAAGCGGCGCTTGGGCAGTCGATGATGCTCAGTCTCGTCTGGGGCGCCCTGGTCGGTCTCGTGCTCTGGTGGATCGCTCAACCGCTCTCGGCGCTGGCGGGTCTCTCACCCGACGCAACACGCCTCTGCACGGAGTATGTCCGCATGCTTGCGCTGGGCATGCCCTTTTGCGCCGTGATGATGGTGGGGAGCATGTGTCTTCACGGCGCGGGCGAGTCGGTCAGGCCGACGACCATCGCCGTGGTGGTCAACATCGTGAACGCCCTCGCATCGTGGTTCCTTTCCGGCGTGGAGCTTCGGGCAGGCGGCGCGGTTCTCCCCAATCCATCGCCGCTCAACCCTGAAGTGTGGGGCGTCGCAGGCATCGGCATGGGGACCTCGCTCGGGTGGATGGTCGGTGCCATCCTGACCATGAGGCTTCTCCTTCGTGGCGTGAAGGATCTCCGTCTGCACGGACGCCACCTTGCGCCGCGGCGTCACCTCGGTTGGCGCATCGCCCGAGTCGGAATTCCCAGCTTCTTCGAGGGAATGACCATGTGGAGCGTCGGCATCTTCGTGACGCTCTTCATCGGGATCATCGCGCGGCGCGGTGACGACGGTGTGCAGGCCGGGCTCATCGGAGCCCACTCGATCGCGATCCAGTGGGAGGCGTTCAGCTATCTCCCGGGCTATGCGATCGGCACGGCGGCGGCGTCCCTGGCCGGACAGTACCTCGGCGCCCGCAACCCCGACGCGGCACGCCGCGCGATTCGTGTCTGTGCGTGGATCGGAGCCGTCGTCATGTCGCTCTTCGGAGTGGTCTTCGCACTCTGCGGCACGGCCCTCACCCGGATCATCAGTGACAACCCGGTGCATCTCGACCTGGTGCCGAAGTGCCTGCTCATCTGCGCCTTTGCGCAACCCTTCTTCTCACTCTCGATGACCATTCGCCAGGGGCTCCGCGGCGCGGGAGATACGGGATGGGTCTTCATCATCACCTCGGTGAGCACCTGGGGCATTCGGCTGCCCGCGGCGTGGTTCTTCGGCGTTCACCTCGACTGGGGATTGCCGGGAATCTGGGTGGGCCTCTGCGCCGAGCTCGTCATTCGAGGGCTGCTCTTCCTTGCCAGGTTCACTTTCGGCGCGTGGACGAGAATCAAGGTGTGAGCGCCGCGACTGCGTCGTGCGGCTCCGCTGGAGCCAGGACGACTCGCTGCAAGACGCGTTACGGCGTGCCGCTGGGCTCGGCCGTCACGGTGAGTTCGACGCGCTCCGACCCGGAGGTCGGGGTCGACTCACCAGAGATCCCCTGTCGATGCAGCTTCTGCACACGCAGGGAACTCCAATCGGTCACGCGCAAGTCGGGCGACTCCGGACCATCGTGCACGCGAAGGATTTCGTAGGCGTTGTCGCGCTGCGCGGGGAGGAGTCCTGCGTCCCGAATCAGGCGGCAGAGCATCGGCTCGTTCATGCAATAGGCGGTTCCAGCGCTTGAGACGACATTCTCTTCCATCATGACCGAGCCCATGTCGTTCGCGCCGAAACGAAGACCGACCTGCCCCACATGCGGACCCATCGTGACCCAGCTCGAACCGATCGACCAGATGTTGTCGATGACAAGGCGCGAGAGCGCCTGCGTCCTCAGGTAGTCGGTGGCGCCGCTCATGCGAACGAATCGACCGAACTCCGGGTGCGCCTCCTTCACGCCGCGACCATCGAGCGTGGCGACGACATCGCCCGGGAAGGGCGCGTCGGAATCCCGATCCCATTCGCGCGCACGGCCGAGCGGTGTGTTCTCGCGTTGAAAGGGCCAGGAGATGAACGCCATGTACCGTCCGCCAGCCTCGGCGCCGAAGTCGCGCAGG encodes:
- a CDS encoding HEAT repeat domain-containing protein, producing the protein MAWMLTVAAPLRSILRASIMALLPSLAACEGAGSDLRDFGATFSPPSPQEAALWATNPADAESQRRGTVLLSSAPWGGSPVYVKLYRLYVEENTDPLVRAAAVLALGRHGEASDAPLIARQLTHPKPQVRLAAALALQRLHDPAVADTMWRRLIDDSESAEVRVELAIGLAQYPTDAVFQALCSALDHRELSVNLAASDSLRLLTNHDFGIDRKLWLAWARSEQNIFDERLVYLYPTYQRSFDFWDVIVFWQPITWEQPGLPAGMADPGLRPTSPNEFEDIGDGPL
- a CDS encoding MATE family efflux transporter is translated as MSAEDNAPSSSAAEAPSDGRIRSGRLAGKTLSQAIWILAFPVLLQQLLSAMLGFLDKLIAGNLPSSIVVPALDGLGIGTYVGWLIGVALTSLGIGGQAIIARAVGGGRTGEGEAALGQSMMLSLVWGALVGLVLWWIAQPLSALAGLSPDATRLCTEYVRMLALGMPFCAVMMVGSMCLHGAGESVRPTTIAVVVNIVNALASWFLSGVELRAGGAVLPNPSPLNPEVWGVAGIGMGTSLGWMVGAILTMRLLLRGVKDLRLHGRHLAPRRHLGWRIARVGIPSFFEGMTMWSVGIFVTLFIGIIARRGDDGVQAGLIGAHSIAIQWEAFSYLPGYAIGTAAASLAGQYLGARNPDAARRAIRVCAWIGAVVMSLFGVVFALCGTALTRIISDNPVHLDLVPKCLLICAFAQPFFSLSMTIRQGLRGAGDTGWVFIITSVSTWGIRLPAAWFFGVHLDWGLPGIWVGLCAELVIRGLLFLARFTFGAWTRIKV
- a CDS encoding ABC transporter substrate-binding protein gives rise to the protein MVIQKLTLAHSPDPDDAFMWWPIFEGLVIEPGMVFEPVIADIETLNRRAAGDSSQLLDVTAMSCANVPLVRERYLVTACGASVGEGYGPKLVARSPITLDALKSSRPRIATPGARTTAALTLALLIGRDSYEPVEVDFQEIEGRVASGEFDAGVVIHESQLTYADRGLHLVEDLGRWWMARSGLPLPLGVNAVRRDLDDRLGPGSLAKVVDLLHRSVRYAMEHRDEGVGRSLAFARGLDAATAGRFVDLYVNRWTLNMGERGRSAVARLIEEATAAGLLPAGSTVDFAPLHSATSV
- a CDS encoding CDGSH iron-sulfur domain-containing protein, coding for MARIVRVTGNGPIKIEPQTKPIFVCGCGLSHNLPFCDGHHKKCREELPGKLYRYDERGEEVVEVVDDPKGG
- a CDS encoding MBL fold metallo-hydrolase, which encodes MSRPDSASRVGTEATPLIRSFPLGDYETNCFIVTVPDAERPEERRDAWIVDLGQRPGVLLDTVAREGLKIRAMLFTHAHADHIAGVDEGIRRLGADVPRLAHPLEAAAFEDPQLNLSAFIAAPISMSPPTGAINDGDTLELAGTRWRVMHTPGHSPGGVTLFHAASGQAIVGDTLFAGSIGRTDFPTSDPGAMWHSLTTVLMGLPDEVRVFPGHGPTTTIGAERRSNPFLRPGTW
- a CDS encoding DUF885 domain-containing protein, with translation MRRLLVLIVLVVWVVHPSPTASADPPSAAEILAGAFVRSSPADESRTLADAPEASDPGAHAALHALFEAHHRWVNQEFPESALRRGEETDPTRLTDPSPVAVAKRAEAQREFLVKLQAVDWNLLNRSDREHAALFEQNLLQGIDSFERGEWLFAVGPIHGPQQRIPQLHERIPLRRVEDFRNYLKRLDRIPAAIDGEIEVLREGIRRGMVPPEVTVEMVPSQLDAVIRGQLRMLLEPLVRLGSMTTPEETGALRREGERSVAAAVDALQRYRNFLVGDYLPACRETIAAIELPDGEAYYASRLQFHTTTNLDASAIHRLGLLEVTRLRAEMVEVIQSTDWAESPAGTLAASTGDDALLSAFIAYLRSDPRFYFQTPEELIDGYRAICKRVDGLLPGLFRVLPRLPYGVREIPRFMAPSQTTAYYQPGSLEGGVAGFFYANTHALDQRPIYEMIPLALHEAVPGHHLQIALAQELPEQPFFRRESFVTAFIEGWALYAERLGIEMGLYENPYDDFGRLLYEMWRACRLVVDTGMHAKAWSRDDAIAFMLRNTALSRLNIEREVDRYIAWPGQACAYKIGELIIRQLRDEAELRLGSDFDLRAFHEVLLGAGSIPLDLLQLRVRAWIDDVAATSAGRAAVSP